The genomic DNA GATGTCAACCAATCAATAAGAGAAATgtcaaaataaatttgaatgaaGACCCTGTTTATCCAAATACCAAGTTTAATTTCTCTTACCGTTCTGATTCTTGCACTTCAATTGGTCACTAATATGGTAGCTGTTGTCCTTTTAATTTGATCTCGGTTCCACATATGTCCTGGGGCTGTCCCAAATGCTTAAATTCGTGAATCACTGAATCGTATGTCCACAAGTTTATCCGTGAATAAGTAGCATCCTTtatagcaaaaaaaaacatgatgtGAACCATGTGGTATAATCAAATTCGTGAATCACTGAATGTCTGAATCATATGTGCTTGATTGGCACAAGCTGTTCTCTTGTGGTGGGGTATCCCCTTCTATCAGAGCTGACACCGTCTACTTCTGCGGCCACCGGCCAAAAATCTTTGCCCTTGATCTTTCAGAGCAGCTCAATTAGACATGGGGAATTGTGGATTATTCAGGTGTGCTGTAACAACCCtgaatttcttttcttttcttttctttttttttgaaatcagcTAGGAGCACTAGCGCATCGTTTAAGAAGAAGGTGAGAcaccggcgccggccggcgtcGAACGCGGGTGGGCTGCCTCAACCCCAGCTGGACAAACCAAGCTCCAGCTCGGTCCTCAAAATTAGCAGAAAATTCAGAAAATAGTAGCCCACTGTATGAAACATCTTTTATCCCTGGGAGACTACTGAATGATGCGACGAAACCTCTTGTTTATTCTGCAGCTCCAACTAGTGGAGGGACCCGCCCGGGGGGCAGCAGCCTGGTAGACCACGTGTCGTGCTTTGAGATCGGTGCGCGGGCAAGACCTCGGAAGGCTGATACGTAAGTCGGCACGTCGCGATCACCCGCAAGGAGCAAGCGCACCCCGGTAGTTGAGTGGGAACCACCTGTCCAATCCTTGTGGTCGATGTAACACCCAAATTTAAGTtttgtttgaaattcaaaataaaatttattcatATGATGTTTGTGTAAAAACTTAGAAAATTTTCTtctccctttctcttttttcccttccagcccagcccactcccctctccctcctttCTTCCTTTCCTATTCAGCCCGTTTGGACCAACTCGCCTGCCCCAGCCCAACTCGCCTTCCTCTCTCTGCTCATGCTGCCAAGCAAGCCCCGCCCGTCAGCTCCTCTTCCACCtcccgccgcctcgcctcctTCCACTGTGCCCGAGCGCCACCCGTCTGCTCCCCTTCCCGCGCGGCTGCAcgcctcccttctctctccctctttcctCGCCATCAAGGCTCAGTGGAGTCGTTCCTcgcctctcctccttcctcgatTTGTAACCGTCACCTTTACTGCCTTCATGGCCGGCCGTCGAGCCCTCCGCCCTCCTGGCCTCCCCTTTCCCCTTCCTAGCCCTATAAATGGCGTACCCGATCCTCACCTCATCCCTTTCCCCGTGCTTCACGCCTCCTCTGCCCCACTGTGCAGCGCCGCCACTTACCGCCGAGCTCGACCACGCCGACGCGCCGTCGATATCCCTCTCCGCCGCCACTCCACGACGACAAGCCACCGCTGGAGCTACGCAGCGTGGTGAGGAAGCCTCGTCCCCCATTTCCCCTCTCTCCCTTGCCTTCTCGCGACGGCAATTGCTTGCTGGCGTTCCTActccgccgcgcgccgtggtccgccaacttattcaaaatcaaagtAAGAAGCATTTGGTTGTGCCTTGGGTATATGTCAGGAATgtgacattgtagcaactcctgatcaacaatctaagtctaaaactttgctcggaacaagcaaagggctagcttgtgggagttgttgacggtcgttaagtgctaattctgaccgtcaactagactcaataataaCGGAAAACTATACTCTTCCTAAAGAATGATCTCCAGcaagcaaaaaaaaacttcaaaTGGCTATTAACTTGTTTTGAGAACCTC from Panicum virgatum strain AP13 chromosome 7N, P.virgatum_v5, whole genome shotgun sequence includes the following:
- the LOC120681063 gene encoding uncharacterized protein LOC120681063; protein product: MGDEASSPRCVAPAVACRRGVAAERDIDGASAWSSSAVSGGAAQWGRGGVKHGERDEVRIGYAIYRARKGKGEARRAEGSTAGHEGSKGDGYKSRKEERRGTTPLSLDGEERGREKGGVQPRGKGSRRVALGHSGRRRGGGRWKRS